In Mytilus edulis chromosome 4, xbMytEdul2.2, whole genome shotgun sequence, the following proteins share a genomic window:
- the LOC139519167 gene encoding uncharacterized protein: MPWKDPLLAAVQYKSAKTVLKLLQFNPVSIEGPCSDFISPLQIAISNDDIHSVKTLIQYKANANLPDSDGDTALHLAACSETSFAVFKEVLKAGANMYCKDINEKTPLHYACLEANIDKVVAMLKCLNPPVNEPDEEGATPLHFLVDASSEFEGDAVNHVVKTIKLAVKKGFDINTKTKEGETILHVASRGIYSELFIPELLKIKGINVTIQNKYKENFIHCFLRYRAGIDTSERFMFYLLDEQLPIIPKEQLATIMNQQNNDGHLPVSFYIIRGLVNVKLVKHFITFIDNINIKEKFGHTLLHLTSQSVLQQNEKIPILKYLIKRGADVNIRDIFGRTALFFARKLHVVKLLVESGADINLIDQCRRTPIVATFPACDPRICQYLINKGCRVNKNDKFGSTSLHYAAWENRIREVDVLLRNGADVYKRDRSGRTPHDIALFWRCWDTSALLETSMAKGSFERPYSTNALGYKSPWINLNWSIGYTEYQCITNLREHFDLPKDLEEYYSHVLDIPGVGLPQSVDEAQWIESLILSFTRQIANQVGNLDKRFKCSLFRSGSTYEGTKIDDPDEFDFLLILDKFSQICTADQSHQANILHLNKGFHNVRHKNDVINEDFQYYFDHKKFLNCKILRDDFFGLVKLVLTNPSTWIYDEVFVDGFSIHNKLNTPTINFKLFIIGENYKGIHASIDIVPAIRVQNWRPIGANLTVNNIVSERVLQEDFLMLCQHPEADDEAFEEVDTDIFFRISCAPLELQLMRSFPKWIRQSYALAKIMKSNFVCPKMKYERKQTIEMFDMFEGNNPSRYDTFIASEEISSYMLKNCLFHTVDSEPRILHQLPHPHRSVLYNSIVLALKLYDLLEESALAGNLPVFLLPRLNIFEKDLEQTKNKNVPDEECEVISCDKDVTTCEKIKMFADFIRKLNAV, encoded by the coding sequence ATGCCTTGGAAAGACCCTCTATTAGCTGCAGTACAGTATAAATCGGCCAAAACGGTTCTAAAACTTCTACAATTTAATCCCGTATCTATTGAAGGACCATGTAGTGATTTTATCTCTCCTTTGCAAATTGCTATTAGCAATGACGACATTCATAGCGTTAAGACATTGATTCAATACAAGGCAAATGCAAACTTACCAGATTCTGACGGAGACACGGCTTTGCATCTTGCCGCATGTAGTGAAACATCCTTCGCAGTTTTCAAAGAGGTCCTTAAGGCCGGGGCAAATATGTACTGCAAAGACATTAATGAAAAAACACCTTTGCATTACGCTTGCTTGGAAGCAAATATTGACAAAGTTGTAGCAATGTTGAAATGTTTAAATCCACCAGTAAATGAACCTGACGAGGAAGGGGCCACCCCACTACACTTTCTAGTTGACGCTTCATCCGAGTTTGAAGGCGACGCTGTCAACCACGTAGTTAAAACTATAAAACTTGCTGTAAAGAAAGGCtttgatataaatacaaaaacaaaagaaggGGAAACTATTTTGCACGTTGCCAGTCGAGGGATCTATAGTGAACTGTTTATACCAGAGCTGCTTAAAATCAAAGGAATAAATGttacaatacaaaacaaatataaagagaATTTTATACATTGTTTTCTACGTTATCGAGCAGGTATAGATACATCCGAACGATTTATGTTCTATTTATTAGATGAGCAGTTACCTATTATCCCCAAAGAGCAATTGGCCACGATCATGAACCAACAAAACAATGATGGCCATTTACCAGTGTCTTTCTACATCATTCGAGGACTTGTTAACGTTAAACTTGTCAAACATTTCATCACGTTTATTGACAACATCAATATAAAAGAGAAATTTGGACACACACTCCTCCATTTAACCTCACAGTCAGTTTTACAGCAGAATGAAAAGATTCCAATTCTCAAATATTTGATCAAACGTGGAGCGGATGTAAACATTCGAGATATTTTTGGAAGAACAGCCCTTTTCTTTGCGCGGAAACTTCACGTAGTGAAGCTTTTGGTTGAAAGTGGCGCAGACATAAATTTGATTGACCAGTGCAGACGTACCCCGATCGTAGCAACTTTTCCTGCCTGTGATCCAAGGATATGTCAGTATCTTATAAATAAAGGATGCCGGGTTAACAAAAACGATAAATTTGGAAGCACTTCACTGCACTACGCTGCCTGGGAAAACAGAATTCGAGAGGTGGACGTTCTGTTAAGAAATGGAGCCGATGTGTATAAGCGCGATCGGTCTGGTCGAACACCACACGACATCGCCCTTTTCTGGAGATGTTGGGATACATCAGCATTACTGGAAACATCCATGGCTAAAGGATCATTTGAACGACCATATTCAACTAATGCACTTGGTTATAAGTCTCCCTGGATAAATCTCAACTGGTCTATTGGTTATACCGAATACCAATGTATTACAAATCTGAGAGAACATTTTGATCTCCCGAAAGATCTAGAGGAGTACTACAGTCATGTACTAGACATTCCAGGAGTTGGTTTACCCCAATCTGTGGATGAAGCACAATGGATAGAATCACTAATTCTTTCATTTACTCGCCAAATTGCAAACCAAGTTGGTAATCTTGACAAAAGATTCAAATGTTCACTTTTCCGTTCTGGCAGCACATACGAAGGAACAAAGATTGACGACCCCGATGAATTTGATTTTCTTCTCATTCTCGATAAATTCTCTCAGATTTGTACAGCAGATCAGTCTCACCAagcaaatattttacatttaaacaaaggaTTTCACAATGTCAGACATAAAAACGATGTAATAAATGAAGATTTTCAATATTACTTTGATCATAAGAAGTTTCTTAATTGTAAAATATTGCGAGATGATTTCTTTGGTTTAGTCAAACTTGTTTTAACAAATCCATCAACATGGATTTATGACGAAGTTTTCGTGGATGGGTTTTCAATACATAATAAGTTAAACACTCCTACCATCAATTTTAAACTTTTCATCATCGGCGAAAATTACAAAGGAATACATGCCAGTATAGATATTGTACCCGCAATCCGAGTTCAGAACTGGCGTCCGATAGGGGCGAATTTAACCGTAAATAACATTGTTTCTGAAAGAGTTTTACAAGAAGATTTCTTGATGTTATGTCAGCACCCAGAGGCCGACGACGAAGCGTTTGAAGAGGTCGATACTGATATTTTCTTCAGAATATCTTGTGCTCCGTTGGAACTTCAGCTTATGCGATCTTTTCCGAAGTGGATACGCCAAAGTTATGCCTTAgcaaaaattatgaaaagtaaCTTTGTGTGTCcgaaaatgaaatatgaaagaaAGCAGACGATTGaaatgtttgatatgtttgaagGAAATAATCCGAGTCGGTATGACACATTCATCGCCAGTGAAGAAATATCTAGttacatgttgaaaaattgtTTATTCCACACGGTAGATTCCGAACCAAGAATCCTGCACCAGCTTCCACATCCACATAGGTCAGTTCTCTACAACTCAATTGTACTAGCATTGAAATTGTATGACCTGCTTGAAGAATCAGCTCTAGCGGGTAATCTTCCGGTATTTTTATTGCCACGTTTGAATATATTTGAAAAGGACTTGgaacaaactaaaaacaaaaatgttcctGATGAAGAATGTGAAGTCATTTCATGCGACAAAGATGTCACAACATgcgaaaaaatcaaaatgtttgcCGATTTCATCAGAAAACTAAATGCAGTCTGA